In a genomic window of Planctomycetota bacterium:
- a CDS encoding extracellular solute-binding protein, producing MLRFSWPTGVGCLAVVAALLAGCGGEEDRGAAAARGDYRFLAWHDDGGVTLTTFEDQEAIRLTKDQLGAMFGKGKVPFAGQRIAILVLNSGPKGGISGPLYRLRPAWEELTGARLDIVEVPIAELLNKSITDLRLGSGQFDGFMQASWFMGEYATPGYIVPTDAYIRDPRFPRWDPAWMPPALQTLYTWEGKWYGTLNDSDGQVLYWRHDILSDPEWHKKFKAETGRDMPFPVRTWQDVLAIAKFFNGKNWDANDPEPDTGIVMHFRVNEQGMFHFMSLSAPFVVLGGDKVTRGTNNYWFDPETMEPLINQPGHVRALEMLYELSKCGPAAQSAWDLGTAWDWFLRGKSIFVFSWGDVGALVQDATRSKIKGKLGAAILPGSTDVYDMNRNEWVKLDTPNVVGNTVGGSWHGVISAKSRNPELVYSLYALMATEPVSLWNANRGWTGVDPGASIHFLPPHGTATLQGYLDAGWNESDLKFYLDAYHANFFAKTMMPYLRINGAEEYWRALDQNLSATMVGTLKPQEALDRTAAEWAKITERRGRAAQLKQYQRAIGYRK from the coding sequence ATGCTGCGGTTTTCCTGGCCAACGGGGGTCGGGTGTCTTGCGGTCGTGGCGGCGCTGCTCGCCGGCTGCGGCGGCGAGGAGGACCGAGGGGCCGCCGCCGCGCGCGGCGACTACCGGTTCCTCGCCTGGCACGACGACGGGGGCGTGACCCTCACCACCTTCGAGGACCAGGAGGCGATCCGCCTCACGAAGGACCAGCTCGGCGCGATGTTCGGCAAGGGCAAGGTGCCGTTCGCGGGCCAACGCATCGCCATCCTGGTGCTCAACAGCGGCCCCAAGGGCGGCATCTCCGGGCCGCTCTACCGCCTGCGGCCCGCCTGGGAGGAGCTGACGGGCGCCCGCCTCGACATCGTGGAGGTGCCCATCGCCGAACTGCTCAACAAGAGCATCACCGACCTGCGCCTCGGCAGCGGGCAGTTCGACGGCTTCATGCAGGCCTCCTGGTTCATGGGCGAGTATGCCACCCCCGGCTACATCGTGCCCACGGACGCCTACATCCGCGACCCGCGCTTCCCGCGGTGGGACCCCGCCTGGATGCCGCCCGCCCTCCAAACCCTCTACACCTGGGAGGGCAAGTGGTACGGCACGCTCAACGACAGCGACGGCCAGGTGCTCTACTGGCGCCACGACATCCTCTCCGACCCCGAGTGGCACAAGAAGTTCAAGGCCGAGACAGGCCGGGACATGCCCTTCCCCGTCCGGACCTGGCAGGACGTGCTCGCCATCGCGAAGTTCTTCAACGGGAAGAACTGGGACGCGAACGACCCCGAGCCCGACACGGGGATCGTGATGCACTTCCGCGTGAACGAGCAGGGCATGTTCCACTTCATGTCGCTCTCGGCCCCCTTCGTGGTCCTCGGCGGCGACAAGGTCACCCGCGGCACGAACAACTACTGGTTCGACCCCGAGACGATGGAGCCGCTGATCAACCAGCCCGGCCACGTGCGCGCGCTCGAGATGCTCTACGAGCTGTCGAAGTGCGGCCCCGCCGCCCAATCGGCCTGGGACCTGGGGACGGCCTGGGACTGGTTCCTGCGCGGCAAGAGCATCTTCGTCTTCTCGTGGGGCGACGTGGGCGCGCTGGTGCAGGACGCGACCCGCTCGAAGATCAAGGGCAAGCTCGGCGCGGCCATCCTGCCCGGCTCCACCGACGTCTACGACATGAACAGGAACGAGTGGGTGAAGCTCGACACCCCCAACGTCGTGGGCAACACCGTGGGCGGCTCCTGGCACGGCGTCATCTCCGCGAAGTCCAGGAACCCCGAGCTCGTCTACAGCCTCTACGCCCTCATGGCTACCGAGCCGGTGAGCCTGTGGAACGCCAACCGCGGCTGGACGGGGGTGGACCCCGGCGCGAGCATCCACTTCCTGCCGCCGCACGGCACGGCCACGCTCCAGGGCTACCTCGACGCGGGCTGGAACGAGAGCGACCTGAAGTTCTACCTCGACGCCTACCACGCCAACTTCTTCGCGAAGACGATGATGCCCTACCTGCGGATCAACGGGGCCGAGGAGTACTGGCGGGCGCTCGACCAGAACCTCTCGGCCACGATGGTCGGCACGCTCAAGCCCCAGGAGGCCCTCGACCGCACGGCGGCCGAGTGGGCCAAGATCACCGAGCGCCGCGGCCGCGCGGCGCAGCTCAAGCAGTACCAGAGAGCAATTGGCTACAGGAAGTAG
- a CDS encoding type II secretion system protein has translation MPHRGFRARRTGFTLVEMLVVIGIIVMLAGITLPAIFRSQVAARETYCKNNLSQIGKGLFSYMVNWDRRFIANRPPALVTSTRQIPDPVFTSFDDLSPLWGVPSARFERKGGTFRYVPVVTESYVQDVRAFNCPTTRDVAGKLKQKEEWWKELRYKRDGKALTFTWSSGYTFTTSTPTPPPQLSYEYAGEFNPSMQYIGINSNKAWLVHDDDSNIENTQAILVNKDYKGLELTAKSNHGKRGGNMLFLDGRAEWIPSIDWVQHVIEGIREWEKVTTWSMPSGYYGIP, from the coding sequence TTGCCGCACAGAGGCTTCAGGGCGCGCCGCACGGGCTTCACGCTCGTCGAGATGCTGGTGGTGATCGGGATCATCGTGATGCTGGCCGGGATCACGCTGCCGGCCATCTTCCGCTCGCAGGTGGCTGCTCGCGAGACCTACTGCAAGAACAACCTGAGCCAGATCGGCAAGGGGCTCTTCTCGTACATGGTGAACTGGGACCGCCGCTTCATCGCGAACCGGCCGCCGGCGCTGGTGACTTCGACCCGGCAGATCCCCGACCCCGTGTTCACGAGCTTCGACGATCTCAGCCCCCTGTGGGGGGTGCCCTCCGCCCGCTTCGAGCGGAAGGGCGGCACCTTCCGCTATGTGCCCGTGGTCACCGAGTCGTACGTGCAGGATGTGCGGGCCTTCAACTGCCCCACGACCCGCGACGTCGCGGGCAAGCTGAAGCAGAAGGAGGAGTGGTGGAAGGAACTCCGGTACAAGCGGGACGGCAAGGCGCTGACGTTCACGTGGAGCTCCGGCTACACATTCACCACGAGCACCCCGACGCCGCCCCCGCAGCTCAGCTATGAGTATGCGGGCGAGTTCAACCCCAGCATGCAGTACATCGGCATCAACAGCAACAAGGCGTGGCTGGTGCACGACGACGACTCGAACATCGAAAACACGCAGGCGATCCTGGTGAACAAGGACTATAAGGGACTGGAGCTGACGGCGAAGTCGAACCACGGCAAGCGGGGCGGCAACATGCTCTTCCTGGATGGCAGGGCGGAGTGGATCCCGAGCATTGACTGGGTCCAGCACGTCATCGAGGGGATCCGGGAGTGGGAGAAGGTGACCACGTGGAGCATGCCCAGCGGGTACTACGGCATCCCGTGA